In Turicibacter sanguinis, a genomic segment contains:
- a CDS encoding RpiB/LacA/LacB family sugar-phosphate isomerase, translated as MKIGMACDHAGHDLKEEIKRYLENEGHEVVDFGTNSQEACDLPDHVYPAALAVSHEEVERGIFVDGVGYGSAMIANKVPGVYAAVCQDPFCASLARSHSDTNVLCLGGKIIGSAIALEIVKTWMHTDYLSSVEKYVQRVEKVKKIDQMHKK; from the coding sequence ATGAAAATTGGAATGGCATGTGATCATGCAGGACATGATTTAAAAGAAGAAATTAAGAGATATTTAGAAAATGAAGGTCATGAAGTTGTAGATTTTGGAACAAATAGTCAGGAGGCGTGTGATTTACCTGATCACGTTTATCCAGCAGCTTTAGCTGTAAGTCATGAAGAAGTAGAGCGCGGAATCTTTGTCGATGGTGTTGGCTATGGAAGTGCAATGATTGCAAATAAAGTACCGGGGGTGTATGCGGCTGTATGCCAAGACCCCTTTTGTGCGAGCTTGGCTCGTTCTCATTCCGATACAAACGTTTTATGCTTGGGTGGAAAAATTATTGGTTCAGCAATTGCTCTCGAGATTGTCAAAACGTGGATGCATACGGATTATCTTTCAAGTGTTGAAAAATATGTTCAAAGGGTTGAGAAAGTTAAGAAGATTGATCAAATGCATAAAAAATAG
- a CDS encoding aminoglycoside N(3)-acetyltransferase: protein MMILKDIVSKTNKPVTKNDLIKGLKELGVENTELLMVYSNLKSFNFIIGGAQTVIEAIYEVTGYHTTVIMPSHRLDQVCPSFFDLDLPTKWQDKIKKNTPAYDVNLSPIESGEIACTFAMSQNVSRSAHPVASFIATGRKAEWYLNNHRLNSMLGDGSPLQKLYAQDAKVLCLGVDYENVTALHLAEYFANCRETVKHEAVIMKNGKRTLVEFEDLALDSSSFNELGAAYEEAVEVKKASIGGAVCRLIDFRSLIDFGTNYLK, encoded by the coding sequence ATGATGATATTAAAAGACATAGTAAGCAAAACAAATAAACCTGTTACTAAAAACGACCTAATTAAAGGGCTAAAAGAGTTAGGTGTAGAAAACACTGAGCTTTTAATGGTTTATAGTAATTTAAAAAGTTTCAATTTTATTATTGGTGGGGCACAAACAGTAATTGAAGCAATTTATGAGGTAACGGGATATCATACAACCGTTATTATGCCAAGTCATCGTCTCGACCAAGTGTGTCCGAGTTTTTTCGATTTAGATTTACCAACTAAGTGGCAAGATAAAATTAAAAAGAATACGCCGGCTTATGATGTTAATCTATCTCCAATTGAATCTGGTGAAATTGCTTGTACTTTTGCAATGAGCCAAAATGTTAGCCGAAGTGCACATCCTGTCGCTTCTTTTATTGCAACAGGACGTAAGGCTGAATGGTATTTAAATAATCATCGTCTAAATTCAATGTTAGGGGACGGTTCACCATTACAAAAGTTATATGCTCAAGATGCTAAAGTTTTATGTCTAGGGGTAGACTATGAAAATGTTACAGCATTGCATTTAGCTGAGTATTTTGCAAACTGCCGTGAAACAGTTAAACACGAAGCAGTTATCATGAAAAATGGGAAACGTACTTTAGTAGAATTTGAAGATTTAGCACTTGATTCAAGTTCTTTTAATGAATTAGGAGCTGCTTATGAAGAAGCAGTTGAAGTTAAAAAAGCAAGTATTGGTGGAGCTGTTTGTCGATTAATTGATTTTAGATCCTTAATTGATTTTGGAACGAATTATTTAAAATAA
- a CDS encoding 5-formyltetrahydrofolate cyclo-ligase, whose protein sequence is MKNKVIIRREILQKRDALSDCERTQKSELICQRLMTDKRFIAAETILVYMPIKSEVSTIRLIEKAWTLNKRVGLPKIQGDEMNFYECRDFSELSLGAFNILEPKTEVLIEPSHALLIMPGVVFDQHKHRIGYGKGFYDRYLKNHPNLETIALAFDCQIIDYFEAEAHDIAPNFILTESHTI, encoded by the coding sequence ATGAAGAATAAAGTGATTATTCGTCGGGAAATTTTACAAAAAAGAGATGCTCTTTCAGATTGCGAAAGAACCCAAAAAAGCGAACTTATTTGTCAGCGATTAATGACTGATAAACGATTTATAGCGGCTGAGACAATTTTAGTTTACATGCCAATTAAAAGTGAGGTCTCAACCATTCGGTTAATTGAGAAAGCCTGGACACTTAATAAACGAGTTGGACTTCCAAAAATTCAAGGTGATGAGATGAATTTTTATGAGTGTCGTGATTTTAGTGAGTTAAGTTTAGGCGCTTTTAATATTCTTGAACCTAAAACCGAAGTATTAATTGAACCATCTCATGCATTATTGATTATGCCAGGTGTCGTTTTTGATCAGCATAAGCATCGAATTGGATACGGCAAAGGATTTTATGACCGGTATTTAAAAAATCACCCTAATCTTGAGACCATCGCTCTTGCTTTTGATTGCCAAATCATTGATTATTTCGAGGCAGAAGCTCACGATATAGCGCCAAATTTCATCCTAACGGAAAGTCATACTATATAA
- a CDS encoding helix-turn-helix transcriptional regulator has product MDKIQQVLSDFYHCLTIPISFFNEQKKMILNHAMTPNLNKILDSSNLFDDYQSSSSSLIYICRGEKIHFILSPLYQYKQQKGLFVIGPFHSDENLINSNIPFKPHCCLKSIGKLFESIVRHRLFEKHQFHSSVKEGIYFIHKYYEKDIKLDEVCQYLNLNKSYFCSIFKSETGMTFSHFLNRVRIEKSKQYLKDNQYSILEVALAVGFNNHNYYSSTFKKLTGLTPAQYRQKVSNE; this is encoded by the coding sequence ATGGATAAAATCCAACAAGTGTTATCTGATTTTTATCATTGTTTAACCATTCCAATCTCTTTTTTTAATGAACAAAAAAAAATGATTTTGAATCATGCAATGACACCAAATCTTAATAAGATATTAGATTCTTCTAATCTTTTTGACGACTATCAATCATCTAGTTCATCATTAATTTACATTTGTCGAGGTGAAAAAATTCACTTCATTCTTTCTCCTCTTTACCAATATAAACAACAAAAAGGATTATTCGTAATAGGACCCTTTCATAGTGATGAAAATTTAATAAATAGCAATATTCCATTTAAACCACATTGCTGTTTAAAATCAATCGGAAAATTATTTGAAAGTATTGTTCGTCATCGCCTGTTTGAAAAACATCAATTTCATTCCTCTGTTAAAGAAGGAATCTATTTTATTCACAAATATTATGAAAAAGATATTAAACTAGATGAGGTTTGCCAGTATTTAAACCTTAATAAAAGTTATTTTTGTTCCATTTTCAAATCAGAGACGGGCATGACATTTTCACATTTTTTGAATCGTGTACGAATTGAAAAAAGTAAACAGTATTTAAAAGATAACCAATATAGTATTTTAGAAGTAGCCTTAGCAGTCGGATTCAATAATCATAATTACTATAGTTCTACATTTAAAAAACTTACAGGATTAACTCCTGCACAGTATCGACAAAAAGTTTCAAATGAATAA
- a CDS encoding nucleotide-binding protein produces MRKIAIYGKGGIGKSTTTSNLSAALSTLGYKVMQIGCDPKADSTKNLMNGKFIPTVLEVMNQKGDDTKLEDIVFEGYNGVLCVEAGGPTPGVGCAGRGIIAAFEKLEELKAFEFYQPDIVIYDVLGDVVCGGFSMPIRNGYAEEVYIVTSGEMMSMYAASNISTAINQFKNRGYARLKGLILNAKNVENEVELVEKLATEIDSQIFHYIPRDKDVQLSENDGKTVIEKIKESQMANVYLELATKLTQAI; encoded by the coding sequence ATGAGAAAAATAGCTATTTACGGGAAAGGTGGAATTGGTAAGTCCACAACAACCTCTAATTTATCAGCTGCTTTATCAACACTCGGATACAAAGTCATGCAAATTGGATGTGATCCAAAAGCTGACTCAACAAAAAATTTAATGAATGGGAAATTTATTCCAACCGTTTTAGAGGTCATGAATCAAAAGGGAGATGACACAAAACTTGAAGATATTGTCTTTGAAGGTTATAACGGTGTTTTGTGTGTTGAAGCAGGGGGACCAACTCCTGGAGTTGGGTGTGCAGGCAGAGGAATTATTGCCGCTTTTGAGAAACTTGAAGAATTAAAAGCATTCGAATTTTATCAACCTGATATCGTAATTTATGACGTTTTAGGTGATGTTGTTTGCGGTGGATTTTCAATGCCTATTCGCAACGGATATGCAGAAGAAGTTTATATTGTAACATCAGGAGAAATGATGTCGATGTATGCTGCTAGTAATATATCAACAGCGATCAATCAATTTAAAAATCGAGGCTATGCTAGATTAAAAGGCTTAATTCTCAACGCTAAAAATGTTGAAAATGAAGTTGAATTAGTTGAAAAATTAGCAACAGAAATCGATAGTCAGATTTTCCATTACATCCCACGTGATAAAGATGTACAACTATCAGAAAATGATGGGAAAACAGTTATTGAAAAGATTAAAGAGAGTCAAATGGCGAATGTGTATTTAGAATTAGCAACTAAATTAACACAGGCTATTTAA
- a CDS encoding helical backbone metal receptor → MKFKHLLSMILVSTTLLVGCQSSKGTEVEEQIPVVDETSSSTKQEEETTDVEKEVEEIKVVAATVSATQVLAELNAEVLGVPATSQTLPDGYQDLPQVGQAMNPDLEIVASLNPDLFIMDASFKSSVEESLTEYGLNTFFFETGTYTAFLNSIKELGNAINRQDEATTLLNQLKQAEEVALANKTEQAPTVAIIFGAGDNFMLATESSYLGDLAKTLGAINIASEIDTNIESAYIQFSLEQILAQNPDYVLRFAHGNIEETSKMFDEAFDKNEAYQQLDAVADGKVYDLDSTIFNVSANLKVTEAITKLGEILYGN, encoded by the coding sequence ATGAAATTTAAACATTTATTATCAATGATCTTAGTATCAACAACATTATTAGTCGGATGTCAATCATCAAAAGGAACAGAAGTAGAAGAGCAAATACCAGTTGTGGATGAGACATCATCAAGTACAAAACAAGAGGAAGAAACAACAGATGTTGAAAAAGAAGTAGAAGAAATCAAAGTTGTTGCAGCAACTGTATCGGCAACACAAGTGTTAGCAGAATTAAATGCAGAAGTTTTAGGAGTACCAGCAACATCACAAACATTACCTGATGGATATCAAGATTTACCGCAAGTTGGACAAGCAATGAATCCAGACTTAGAAATTGTTGCATCATTAAACCCTGATTTATTTATCATGGATGCTAGCTTTAAATCAAGTGTAGAGGAAAGTTTAACTGAGTATGGATTGAATACCTTCTTCTTTGAAACAGGAACATACACTGCGTTTTTAAATAGTATTAAAGAATTGGGGAATGCGATTAATCGTCAAGATGAAGCAACAACTTTATTGAATCAATTAAAACAAGCTGAGGAAGTTGCTTTAGCAAATAAAACAGAACAAGCCCCAACAGTTGCGATCATCTTTGGTGCTGGTGACAACTTCATGTTAGCAACAGAAAGTTCTTATTTAGGAGACCTTGCAAAAACATTAGGTGCGATTAATATTGCATCAGAGATTGATACAAACATTGAATCAGCATATATCCAATTCAGTTTAGAACAAATTTTAGCACAAAATCCTGATTATGTTTTACGCTTTGCCCACGGAAATATCGAAGAAACATCTAAAATGTTCGATGAAGCATTTGATAAAAATGAAGCTTATCAACAATTAGATGCGGTTGCAGATGGGAAAGTTTATGATTTAGATTCAACTATCTTCAATGTTTCAGCAAATTTAAAAGTAACAGAAGCAATCACAAAACTTGGAGAAATCTTATACGGTAACTAA
- a CDS encoding FecCD family ABC transporter permease, producing the protein MRIDKKYIIIILSFITLLSLIFVFSTVGSVNLSLGEILSALKNNDNKVVTTIVYKMRLPRNILATLVGANLAVSGILLQSVMKNPLADPGITGVSSGASVAAIVILLTAPQLASILPVAAFIGGCVACALVFMMAWKNGLKPERVVLAGVAVNTILGGFISLLSTLYSDKIQSAILWLNGSLATKTWQDVHMLVWYSVIGLILSLFLIRSANVLQLGEESATNLGFNVNRTRLIISLVAVFLAATSTAVVGIISFVGLIVPHISRMLMGSDHKYTIPFSMVLGGIVLLIADTLARTVGGSIEIPVGVIMSIVGGPFFLYLLRKRGN; encoded by the coding sequence ATGAGAATAGATAAAAAATATATCATTATTATCTTATCTTTCATCACTTTACTGAGTTTGATTTTTGTCTTTTCAACGGTGGGGAGTGTTAATTTAAGTTTAGGTGAAATTTTAAGTGCCTTAAAAAATAACGATAACAAGGTTGTGACAACCATTGTTTATAAAATGCGATTACCACGAAATATTTTAGCGACATTAGTCGGAGCAAATTTAGCTGTTTCAGGAATTTTACTCCAATCAGTGATGAAAAATCCACTTGCAGACCCAGGAATTACAGGGGTTTCAAGTGGAGCTAGTGTCGCAGCAATTGTCATTTTATTAACAGCCCCACAATTAGCAAGTATCTTACCTGTTGCTGCCTTTATTGGAGGATGTGTTGCTTGTGCATTAGTTTTTATGATGGCATGGAAAAATGGATTAAAGCCTGAACGTGTTGTTTTAGCAGGGGTTGCTGTTAATACGATCTTAGGAGGCTTTATCTCATTATTATCCACACTATATAGTGATAAAATTCAAAGTGCGATTTTATGGCTAAATGGGAGTCTTGCAACAAAAACATGGCAAGATGTTCACATGTTAGTTTGGTATTCCGTCATTGGACTAATCTTGTCTTTATTTTTAATTCGAAGTGCAAATGTTTTACAACTTGGAGAAGAATCTGCGACAAATTTGGGATTCAATGTGAATCGAACGCGACTTATTATTTCACTAGTTGCTGTTTTCTTAGCAGCTACCTCGACTGCTGTTGTTGGAATTATTAGTTTTGTCGGATTAATTGTTCCACATATTTCAAGAATGTTAATGGGAAGTGATCATAAATATACGATTCCATTTAGTATGGTCCTTGGCGGAATTGTACTTTTAATTGCAGATACACTTGCAAGAACAGTAGGTGGTTCAATTGAAATTCCAGTAGGGGTAATTATGTCGATTGTAGGCGGTCCATTCTTTTTATATTTATTAAGAAAAAGGGGGAACTGA
- a CDS encoding ABC transporter ATP-binding protein yields the protein MIEAKNLTAGYEDKIIIKDLNLKIEKGQVVSIIGPNGCGKSTLLKTLSRMIKPMGGAVLLENNELSKLKNKFISQKICLLSQHNLAPTDLTVEQLVYFGRLPHKKWFECKTTEDQELVEWAIEQTGLAHYKHKPIGSLSGGERQRAYIAQALCQTPDVLLLDEPTTYLDISHQLELMELVREINEKFKITIVMVLHELNQASRYSDRLVIMKQGRIVSDGTPVETINQEMIKHVYQIECDIDNDPISNKPRIHPIQTIKTA from the coding sequence ATGATTGAAGCAAAGAACTTAACAGCTGGCTATGAGGATAAAATCATTATTAAAGATTTGAACTTAAAAATTGAAAAAGGACAAGTGGTCTCGATTATTGGTCCAAATGGGTGTGGAAAGTCAACGTTACTTAAAACATTATCACGTATGATTAAACCAATGGGAGGGGCTGTTTTACTGGAAAATAACGAGCTGTCCAAACTTAAAAATAAATTTATTTCTCAAAAAATATGTTTGTTATCACAACATAATTTAGCACCGACTGATTTAACCGTTGAGCAACTTGTTTATTTTGGTCGCTTACCACATAAGAAATGGTTTGAATGTAAGACGACAGAAGATCAAGAATTAGTAGAATGGGCAATTGAACAAACAGGGCTAGCACACTATAAACATAAACCTATTGGGTCCTTATCTGGTGGTGAACGACAAAGGGCCTATATTGCACAGGCCCTTTGTCAAACACCTGATGTTTTACTGCTCGATGAACCAACGACTTATCTTGATATTTCACACCAACTTGAGCTTATGGAACTTGTGCGTGAAATCAATGAGAAATTCAAGATAACCATTGTGATGGTATTACATGAACTTAACCAAGCTAGCCGATATAGTGATCGATTAGTGATTATGAAACAAGGAAGAATCGTATCAGATGGAACACCGGTAGAAACCATTAATCAAGAGATGATTAAGCATGTTTATCAAATTGAATGTGATATTGATAACGATCCTATTTCAAATAAACCGCGTATTCATCCGATTCAAACGATTAAGACCGCTTAA
- a CDS encoding nitrogenase component 1, with the protein MYTLESLNRLSEIKTDQDIKSLSHAIFPGTHCPLFGVALTASYVKNMTMIVIGTSECTYYTKNFAYHRQKGKDSVYSLVLDDKEVVFGAVAQVERAVKEIIEIEHPDAVMLVTTCVPELIGEDYSSIPYTLEEEVGIPIFVVNTEHFKCNSHIPGMSRALKSLSHAMEKVEVQEGVNIIGHRQDKVEETELVQLLKKYDVQIQTVIPSSCTIAEIKKAPTAKLNIVTDMIGLDLAKEMKRKFNIEYLYFDKHLNVETISKNYEELSKILEIDFSRDLKQVKARYEQLAMKCYSLLKGKKLIYGNTPMMALEMVDFLSDLGLEPVFVQLRELYEQDSPYKESLLDKGYNPYISRIANIAPLRELYDTIGADLYVGHESPMLLKQKGMMQMTFDAHAQKIGYELPIGVMQDMIKLMTEDSKPMGGGKHAAM; encoded by the coding sequence ATGTATACATTAGAGAGTTTAAATCGTCTGAGTGAAATTAAGACGGACCAAGATATTAAAAGTTTATCACATGCTATTTTCCCAGGAACACATTGCCCTTTATTTGGCGTTGCCTTAACGGCATCTTATGTTAAAAATATGACAATGATTGTCATTGGAACAAGTGAATGTACGTACTATACGAAAAACTTTGCTTATCATCGTCAAAAAGGAAAAGATAGTGTTTATTCATTAGTGCTTGATGATAAAGAAGTCGTATTTGGTGCCGTGGCACAGGTTGAGAGGGCAGTAAAAGAGATTATTGAAATAGAACATCCTGATGCAGTCATGCTCGTTACGACATGTGTTCCAGAGTTAATAGGGGAGGATTATTCATCTATTCCTTATACACTTGAGGAAGAGGTAGGGATTCCGATATTTGTTGTGAACACTGAACATTTTAAATGTAATTCACATATTCCTGGTATGTCACGAGCCTTAAAGTCTTTAAGTCATGCGATGGAAAAAGTTGAGGTACAAGAAGGAGTTAATATTATTGGACATCGTCAGGATAAGGTAGAGGAAACAGAACTTGTACAGTTATTAAAAAAATATGATGTTCAAATCCAAACCGTTATCCCTTCAAGTTGTACAATAGCTGAAATAAAAAAGGCTCCAACTGCTAAGTTAAACATTGTTACAGATATGATTGGATTAGATTTAGCGAAAGAAATGAAGCGAAAATTTAATATTGAGTATCTATACTTTGATAAGCATTTAAATGTAGAGACTATTTCTAAAAATTATGAAGAGTTATCGAAAATACTTGAAATTGATTTTTCACGAGATTTAAAACAAGTTAAGGCACGTTACGAACAGTTAGCCATGAAATGTTATTCACTATTAAAAGGGAAAAAATTAATTTATGGAAATACGCCAATGATGGCACTTGAAATGGTCGATTTCTTAAGTGATTTAGGCTTAGAACCCGTCTTTGTTCAATTACGAGAATTATATGAGCAAGATTCACCTTATAAGGAGAGTTTATTAGACAAAGGCTATAATCCTTATATTAGTCGTATTGCAAATATTGCGCCATTACGAGAGTTATACGATACGATTGGGGCAGATTTGTATGTAGGTCATGAAAGTCCAATGTTATTAAAACAAAAAGGAATGATGCAAATGACCTTTGATGCTCACGCTCAAAAAATCGGTTATGAGCTCCCAATTGGTGTCATGCAAGATATGATTAAGTTAATGACTGAAGATTCTAAACCAATGGGAGGTGGCAA